One window of the Carnobacterium maltaromaticum DSM 20342 genome contains the following:
- a CDS encoding glycerophosphodiester phosphodiesterase family protein, which produces MKRKQSKRISYKIIGLVFLLILLIICSIGWMFYQQSKPVKDIFIPEWQYPIKQLNFPKSSSKVISHRGYKQGGVENTLEAIEAAAHFEPAYVEIDIQQTKDDEMVVIHNRSLKRLANKKRKIRNSTLKELKKVKLKQNGFVGQIPTLEEAIQLAQQEQQPLLLDIKTNPTDSLDFPQQLVDLLTKYKVQNYYLIQSQDENFLKRVKQINPQIQVGLIITALPSKDFSDFQFLSLKYKLANQNLLDSQVKEKRPIFLWTLDQPAEIELFMHKNIEAVITDDSSTATVLQQTIKPATLSSSYLERIKNAEQKADLKRSLSVP; this is translated from the coding sequence TTGAAAAGAAAACAATCAAAAAGAATTAGTTATAAAATAATTGGACTTGTTTTTTTATTAATTTTACTTATTATTTGCTCCATTGGTTGGATGTTCTATCAACAAAGTAAGCCTGTTAAGGACATCTTTATCCCTGAATGGCAGTACCCAATCAAACAGCTGAATTTCCCAAAATCTTCATCTAAGGTAATTTCTCATCGAGGGTACAAACAAGGTGGTGTCGAAAATACGTTAGAAGCAATTGAAGCTGCCGCGCATTTTGAGCCAGCTTATGTTGAAATTGATATCCAACAAACTAAAGATGATGAGATGGTTGTGATTCATAACCGTAGTTTAAAAAGACTAGCAAATAAAAAAAGAAAGATTCGAAATTCGACTTTAAAAGAGTTGAAAAAAGTGAAATTGAAACAAAATGGATTTGTTGGCCAAATTCCGACTCTTGAAGAAGCTATTCAATTAGCTCAACAGGAGCAACAACCTTTACTTCTAGATATTAAAACAAACCCAACTGACAGTCTAGATTTCCCGCAACAACTCGTCGATTTATTAACGAAATATAAAGTTCAAAACTATTATTTAATCCAATCACAAGACGAAAATTTTTTAAAGCGCGTAAAACAAATAAATCCTCAAATTCAAGTTGGACTTATTATTACGGCATTGCCATCAAAAGATTTTTCAGATTTTCAATTTCTGTCCTTAAAATATAAACTAGCAAACCAAAATTTATTAGACTCTCAAGTTAAAGAAAAGCGTCCCATTTTTTTATGGACCTTAGATCAACCTGCTGAAATAGAATTATTTATGCATAAAAATATTGAGGCTGTAATTACCGATGACTCAAGTACAGCTACTGTTCTGCAACAAACAATCAAACCTGCCACACTTTCCAGCTCCTATTTAGAACGGATAAAAAATGCTGAACAGAAAGCCGATTTAAAAAGAAGTCTTTCTGTTCCTTGA
- a CDS encoding HSP90 family protein — protein sequence MNPEENRFKVNLGGMIEILSNHLYSQKDVYIRELLQNATDAIRGRKLISEDNFVGEIHVDLTIHRSGSSTLFFEDNGIGLTEEEIHQFLATIASSSKGEKNFEEKQDFIGRFGIGLLSCFIVADEIVMVTTSAKTRESFQWQGNADGTYEIKKLSQSLEEPGTKIYLTSKALKNHEEHTNFILEDLADALVKYGRCLEVPIFLTCDKGEKIVNQETMGLGKFDTLESLSRDQILKLGQKILQEDFQDYLLIETANGRTKGIAYIIPHTVRMNAKKRNTIYLNQMFVSDEIDSLLPSWAFFTRCILWTDELQPVASREDFYKNKRLKTVAKELGSSLKQEIEMLESSALEKLIAAHYLSFKSLASEDPDFLKMVYTFLPFRTLNGEEKFADILSQNETIYYALSVDDFRQIADLARNQGLIVINGGYSYDSQLLTEISQILEDFPFNKLKIIQPEDFQHTFQPLSFFESTHLQEKLKEINQQFEELNLLVIVKHFDPSSMPMVLLSNHLTQNQRELERTAEESNQLFGGILEDLMLEADQLPPAKLYLNYDNPLVKRIFEKKQPAGIKNIIEVLYIQALLLGHYPLKKKELNLLNSSLLGLLDQFI from the coding sequence ATGAACCCTGAAGAGAATCGATTTAAAGTTAATTTAGGTGGAATGATTGAGATTCTATCCAATCATTTATATAGTCAAAAAGATGTCTACATACGAGAGTTATTGCAAAATGCAACAGATGCTATTCGCGGTCGAAAGTTAATCAGCGAAGATAATTTTGTTGGTGAAATCCATGTTGATCTAACAATACATAGGTCAGGATCCAGTACATTGTTTTTTGAAGATAATGGAATTGGACTAACAGAAGAGGAGATTCATCAATTTTTAGCAACCATAGCTAGTTCATCAAAAGGCGAAAAAAACTTTGAAGAGAAACAAGATTTTATTGGACGATTTGGAATTGGTCTACTTTCTTGTTTTATTGTTGCAGATGAAATCGTAATGGTGACAACTAGTGCTAAAACACGTGAAAGTTTTCAATGGCAAGGAAATGCTGATGGGACTTATGAGATAAAGAAATTAAGCCAGTCGTTAGAAGAGCCTGGAACTAAAATTTATCTAACGAGTAAAGCTTTGAAAAATCACGAAGAGCATACTAACTTTATTCTAGAAGATTTGGCTGATGCATTAGTTAAATACGGTCGCTGTTTGGAAGTTCCAATTTTTTTAACTTGCGATAAAGGGGAAAAAATTGTGAATCAAGAAACGATGGGATTAGGAAAATTCGATACGCTTGAATCCCTTTCTCGTGATCAAATTCTCAAATTAGGACAAAAAATATTACAAGAAGATTTCCAAGATTATTTGTTGATTGAAACAGCTAATGGAAGAACGAAAGGTATTGCTTATATTATTCCTCATACGGTGAGGATGAATGCTAAAAAGCGAAATACTATTTACTTAAATCAAATGTTTGTGTCTGATGAAATTGATTCACTCTTACCTTCATGGGCCTTTTTTACTCGTTGTATTCTCTGGACAGATGAGTTGCAACCAGTTGCTTCAAGAGAAGATTTTTATAAAAATAAACGGCTAAAGACTGTTGCTAAAGAATTAGGTAGCTCTTTAAAACAAGAAATAGAAATGCTAGAAAGCAGTGCGTTAGAAAAGTTAATTGCGGCACATTATTTATCCTTCAAATCTTTGGCAAGTGAAGACCCTGATTTTCTAAAAATGGTCTACACATTCTTACCTTTTAGAACATTAAATGGAGAAGAAAAATTTGCCGATATTTTAAGTCAAAATGAAACGATTTATTATGCATTGTCTGTGGATGATTTCAGACAAATTGCCGATTTAGCTAGAAATCAAGGGTTAATTGTCATCAATGGTGGCTATTCCTATGACAGTCAGCTTTTAACTGAAATTAGTCAAATTTTAGAAGATTTTCCTTTTAATAAATTGAAAATTATCCAGCCAGAAGATTTCCAACATACATTTCAACCGTTGTCATTTTTTGAAAGTACTCATTTACAAGAAAAACTAAAAGAGATTAATCAGCAATTTGAAGAATTAAATTTACTGGTCATTGTTAAACATTTTGATCCTAGCTCAATGCCAATGGTGCTATTGTCCAATCATCTAACTCAGAATCAACGCGAGCTAGAACGAACAGCCGAAGAAAGCAATCAATTATTTGGTGGTATCTTGGAAGATTTAATGTTAGAAGCGGACCAGTTGCCACCAGCGAAGCTTTATTTAAATTATGACAATCCCTTAGTTAAACGTATTTTCGAGAAAAAACAACCTGCAGGAATTAAAAATATCATTGAGGTATTATATATTCAGGCCTTACTATTAGGACATTATCCGTTAAAGAAGAAAGAATTAAACTTACTAAATAGCAGTTTATTAGGATTGTTAGATCAATTTATTTAA
- a CDS encoding helix-turn-helix transcriptional regulator, with protein MEKIGNKIRKYRLEKNMTQSQLADGICTQATISNLENNSSLPSIANLLLIAERLSIKHTDLYEAILVNSSGYIDTFNKVKSLQRENNYIEANQLLKNAIDYSDLASIYEKKEYFYYFGVSSLRGLHDFSDAHYHFNQCLALSEVDDLKTLDLLATMGIAEAYDMCHQFDKADTYFIKAINQLEQVSSWKKSPNDRLDILEAYKKAATFYLKIAQYSLALSLSAAGINFYATENINQGLEDLLDIKAQSLFYLGDVELAEEYYFYAMALAKLNKNDKQIQLLREQIIKHGLKQYDYLNN; from the coding sequence ATGGAAAAAATTGGAAATAAAATTAGAAAATACCGGTTAGAGAAAAATATGACACAAAGCCAACTAGCTGATGGCATTTGTACACAGGCGACAATTAGCAACCTAGAAAACAATAGTTCATTACCTTCAATCGCTAATTTACTTTTGATAGCCGAACGTCTATCGATTAAACATACTGACTTATATGAAGCTATTCTTGTAAATAGTAGTGGGTATATAGATACCTTTAATAAAGTTAAAAGTTTGCAAAGAGAAAACAACTATATTGAAGCAAATCAACTATTAAAAAACGCGATTGATTACTCAGATCTAGCATCTATCTATGAAAAAAAGGAATATTTTTATTATTTTGGAGTGAGTAGTTTAAGAGGGCTACATGATTTTTCAGATGCTCACTATCATTTTAATCAATGTCTCGCATTGTCGGAAGTTGATGACTTAAAAACGCTTGATTTATTAGCAACTATGGGAATTGCAGAAGCCTATGATATGTGTCATCAGTTTGATAAAGCTGATACCTATTTTATCAAAGCCATTAATCAGTTAGAGCAGGTTAGCTCATGGAAAAAATCACCTAATGATCGACTCGATATTCTTGAAGCCTATAAAAAAGCTGCAACATTTTATTTGAAAATTGCTCAGTATTCATTAGCATTAAGTTTAAGTGCAGCCGGTATTAATTTTTATGCCACTGAGAATATCAATCAAGGCTTAGAAGATTTATTGGACATCAAAGCACAAAGTTTATTTTATTTGGGAGATGTCGAGTTAGCAGAAGAATATTATTTTTATGCGATGGCTTTAGCAAAATTAAATAAAAATGACAAGCAAATTCAGTTGCTTAGAGAACAAATTATCAAACATGGGCTTAAGCAGTATGACTATTTAAATAACTAG
- a CDS encoding DNA alkylation repair protein, with the protein MDLTTIMNRLAELGDEQTKKTFMRHGATEPLFGVKIGDLKKYLVKELKNNNELALALFNTGNSDAQYLAGLIINPKKVTKEQLQTWATQSNWSMISESIVASVAAESPYAVELATEWMKSEKELIQDAGWAAYANFISITPDSLLNKDEILELLKIVETTIHSAKNRVRYSMNQFVICVGSYYAPLVEEAAQVASIIGKVSVNVGNTACKVPIATETIEKIIKLNRVGKKRKNAVC; encoded by the coding sequence ATGGATTTAACAACTATAATGAACCGTTTAGCAGAACTAGGCGATGAGCAGACAAAAAAAACATTTATGAGACATGGTGCTACAGAGCCACTTTTTGGTGTGAAAATTGGTGACTTAAAAAAATACCTAGTCAAAGAACTTAAAAATAATAATGAATTAGCCTTGGCTTTATTTAATACAGGAAATTCAGATGCTCAATATTTAGCTGGTTTAATTATTAATCCTAAAAAAGTCACTAAAGAACAACTTCAAACCTGGGCTACACAATCTAACTGGTCAATGATTTCTGAATCCATCGTAGCTAGTGTAGCAGCTGAAAGTCCTTATGCAGTAGAATTAGCCACTGAATGGATGAAATCAGAAAAAGAACTAATTCAAGATGCTGGCTGGGCAGCCTATGCCAATTTCATTTCAATTACTCCAGATAGTTTACTTAACAAGGATGAGATTTTAGAGTTATTAAAAATTGTTGAAACCACCATTCATTCTGCTAAAAACAGGGTTCGCTATTCTATGAATCAGTTCGTTATTTGTGTGGGAAGTTATTATGCTCCCTTAGTTGAAGAAGCTGCACAAGTTGCTAGTATTATTGGAAAAGTTTCTGTTAATGTTGGAAATACAGCGTGTAAAGTTCCTATTGCAACTGAAACTATTGAAAAGATCATTAAATTAAATCGCGTGGGTAAAAAAAGAAAGAACGCTGTTTGTTAA
- a CDS encoding VOC family protein yields the protein MAKIYPYLAFNSAKEALDYYTEVFGATDIIRLPVSPEQATQFGISPEKLADTTMHASFTVLGAPLFCADNFMGPVQSSNQVSIMLDINSEDAQAAHEADAFYQKIAASGQAKITMPFEEQFWGGKMGQLVDKYGITWMLHSQPYSKINLNTK from the coding sequence TTGGCCAAAATTTATCCATATCTAGCATTTAATTCTGCAAAAGAAGCCTTGGACTATTATACTGAAGTTTTTGGAGCAACGGACATTATACGTTTACCAGTTAGTCCTGAACAAGCAACTCAATTTGGGATTTCACCTGAAAAGTTAGCTGACACAACTATGCACGCTAGCTTTACTGTTTTAGGAGCACCTTTATTTTGCGCTGACAATTTTATGGGACCCGTACAATCATCAAATCAAGTTTCCATTATGTTAGATATCAATAGCGAAGATGCTCAGGCAGCACATGAAGCTGATGCTTTTTATCAAAAAATAGCTGCATCAGGTCAAGCCAAAATCACAATGCCGTTTGAAGAACAATTTTGGGGCGGAAAGATGGGGCAACTTGTTGATAAATATGGCATAACATGGATGCTACACTCTCAACCTTATTCAAAAATAAACTTGAACACTAAATAA
- a CDS encoding NFACT RNA binding domain-containing protein, translated as MSFDGIFTHTMVDELKELLSNGRISKVHQPYQSEIILVMRANGKNHKVLLSAHPSYARIQITEIPYENPNTPPNFCMMMRKQLEGAILENIEQIGNDRVIHFTFKSRDEIGDVRNVVLIVELMGRHSNIFLIEQDTKRIVDCIKHVPTSMNTYRSVMPGATYISPPHQDKLNPFATTEAEIAQVVTPDPETTMQKQLQTAYQGLGGDTAAELVYRSESNPAELPAVFQAFISEVSDGKYTPTLTENNKKEHFTPTPFLSLTGEKKLFPSLSQLLDAYYSGKAEKDRVNQQGSELIRLVNVELQRNVKKLKKLEKTLVETEYADDYRVKGEILTAYLHEFEKGQKEVTLPNFYDEEKPLLITLDVRKNPSQNAQKYFAKYQKLRNAVAFVGEQIELTLSEIDYLESVATQLSLATPKDVAEIKDELMQEGYLKKKKTKKKQMKAQQSKPDTYLSSDGTTILVGKNNLQNDQLTLKTARKSDIWLHTKNIPGSHVIIQDADPSEETILEAANIAAYFSKSQLSASVPVDLVPVKLIRKPNGAKPGYVIYEGQRTVYVTPDKELVARLKVSK; from the coding sequence ATGTCATTTGATGGTATTTTTACCCATACAATGGTTGATGAGTTAAAAGAATTGCTAAGCAATGGACGTATTTCAAAAGTTCATCAACCCTACCAAAGCGAAATTATCTTAGTGATGCGTGCCAACGGGAAAAATCATAAAGTATTACTTTCTGCTCATCCAAGCTATGCTCGTATCCAAATTACCGAAATCCCATATGAAAACCCAAATACTCCGCCAAATTTCTGCATGATGATGCGCAAGCAACTTGAAGGCGCGATACTAGAAAATATTGAACAAATTGGCAATGACCGAGTGATTCATTTTACTTTTAAAAGTCGTGATGAAATTGGTGATGTGCGTAATGTTGTTTTAATTGTTGAATTAATGGGACGTCACAGTAATATCTTTTTAATTGAACAAGATACAAAAAGAATCGTAGACTGTATTAAGCATGTGCCAACGAGTATGAATACGTATCGTTCTGTGATGCCTGGGGCAACCTATATTTCACCACCCCATCAAGATAAATTAAATCCATTTGCTACAACTGAAGCTGAGATTGCCCAAGTCGTTACACCAGATCCTGAAACAACGATGCAAAAACAACTCCAAACGGCTTACCAAGGTTTAGGTGGCGATACGGCAGCAGAGTTAGTTTATCGTAGTGAAAGCAATCCTGCCGAACTTCCTGCTGTATTTCAGGCTTTTATTAGTGAAGTTTCGGACGGGAAATACACTCCAACATTAACGGAAAATAATAAAAAAGAACATTTCACACCGACTCCATTCTTAAGTTTAACGGGAGAAAAGAAACTATTTCCTAGTTTAAGCCAATTGTTAGATGCTTATTATAGTGGAAAAGCTGAAAAAGATCGGGTGAATCAACAAGGGTCAGAGTTGATTCGTCTAGTTAACGTTGAATTGCAACGAAATGTTAAAAAACTAAAAAAATTAGAAAAAACGTTAGTTGAAACTGAATATGCAGATGATTATCGTGTTAAAGGTGAAATTTTAACTGCCTATTTACATGAATTTGAAAAAGGTCAAAAAGAAGTTACATTACCTAACTTTTATGATGAAGAAAAACCACTTTTAATTACACTAGATGTGCGTAAAAATCCTTCTCAAAATGCTCAAAAATATTTTGCTAAGTACCAAAAATTACGCAATGCTGTGGCTTTCGTTGGTGAACAAATTGAATTAACGTTAAGTGAAATTGACTATCTAGAGTCTGTTGCTACTCAACTTTCATTAGCTACACCAAAAGATGTTGCTGAAATCAAAGATGAATTAATGCAAGAAGGCTATTTAAAAAAGAAAAAAACGAAAAAGAAACAAATGAAAGCTCAACAAAGTAAACCTGATACCTATTTATCTAGTGATGGAACCACCATTTTAGTTGGTAAAAATAATTTGCAAAATGACCAATTGACGTTAAAAACGGCTAGAAAATCAGATATTTGGTTGCATACTAAAAATATTCCCGGATCCCATGTCATTATTCAAGATGCTGATCCATCTGAGGAAACGATTTTAGAAGCTGCCAATATTGCTGCTTATTTTTCAAAATCCCAATTATCTGCCTCTGTTCCAGTTGATTTAGTCCCAGTAAAATTGATTCGTAAACCGAATGGCGCTAAACCCGGTTATGTTATTTATGAAGGACAACGAACGGTTTATGTAACACCAGATAAAGAGTTAGTCGCACGTTTAAAAGTATCAAAATAA
- a CDS encoding amidase family protein: MKNRLRKWQQISLLILTGIMVNSFTPEGITIASESNEPQSQTLVIKDSSVPQEAIASPEDSEIAPPTENSEKPQDQSTSLSELPPESATEIESTFTVEDYKNSDASELAVAVRNKQVSSVQLVQFAFQVIEENDKIYNAMISLRKEEALKEASNLQDTGQPFLGVPLVVKGLGHTISGGYNSNGLLFGKDSISKSTSTFVKAFQNAGFIVIGQTNFPEMGLKNITNSKLYGPTGSAWNSAYQAGGSSGGSATAVAAGYTPIGTGSDAGGSIRIPASWNGIIGFKPSRGVLIGNSASERGQTSHFAETKSMADTRALFDALKNKELPQNTFTKNVKIGYSVKSPVNTQVDPEAIQAVESAVDFLREEGFQVEEVDSPYDGVELMKNYYTIGASSMGIIDYLAKQQAKRPVEIADVDWTTWALFQASKDLTKLDLDQAWENVRKITDELVTFQNDYPLFLTPTTATTAPLLNDTAMLPEHIEQIKNMENRPKEEKLNLVYEQWLAGLTHTPFTQISNLTGAPAISLPTYVSQEGLPLGIQFTTSADNDYLLLDVGDYFENHYGFNRIAAEIPEIPIDKETPIPNESAVTEDAEITNNGEETKVEPIPDSGNQELSKPNLTLKQQLSANNLVIEETKIDLQKNFPKTSEKVSPTFLLIGSFILMTTSGGICLKFIMQKKAETSRTGKRSKTYC; this comes from the coding sequence ATGAAAAATAGATTACGTAAGTGGCAACAGATAAGTCTGTTAATTTTAACAGGAATCATGGTGAATTCTTTCACTCCCGAGGGAATAACCATTGCCTCAGAATCAAATGAACCACAATCTCAAACACTGGTGATAAAAGATAGCTCTGTGCCTCAAGAAGCCATTGCAAGTCCTGAAGATTCAGAGATAGCGCCACCAACTGAAAACAGTGAAAAACCTCAAGATCAATCAACTTCTTTGAGTGAATTACCACCAGAATCAGCAACAGAAATAGAAAGTACGTTTACCGTGGAAGACTATAAAAACAGTGATGCCTCTGAATTAGCAGTTGCTGTCAGGAATAAACAGGTGAGCAGTGTCCAATTAGTTCAGTTTGCTTTTCAGGTTATTGAAGAAAACGACAAAATATACAATGCAATGATTTCACTACGCAAAGAAGAGGCCTTAAAAGAAGCTAGTAACTTGCAAGATACCGGACAACCTTTTTTAGGAGTTCCTCTTGTGGTAAAAGGCTTGGGACATACTATTAGTGGTGGCTATAATTCGAACGGATTATTATTTGGAAAAGATAGTATTTCAAAATCAACGAGTACTTTTGTCAAAGCTTTTCAAAATGCTGGTTTTATCGTGATTGGACAAACAAACTTTCCAGAGATGGGGCTTAAAAATATCACGAATTCGAAGCTATACGGGCCAACTGGTAGTGCATGGAATTCAGCTTATCAAGCAGGTGGCTCATCTGGGGGTTCGGCAACGGCAGTAGCTGCTGGATATACTCCCATTGGAACTGGAAGCGATGCTGGAGGCTCTATTCGAATCCCTGCTTCTTGGAATGGAATTATCGGATTCAAACCTTCTCGTGGCGTTTTAATTGGAAATTCAGCTAGCGAAAGAGGACAGACAAGTCATTTTGCAGAAACAAAGAGTATGGCAGATACACGCGCTTTGTTTGATGCCTTAAAAAACAAAGAGTTACCCCAAAATACCTTCACAAAAAATGTAAAAATTGGATATTCGGTAAAATCACCAGTCAATACGCAAGTTGATCCCGAAGCTATCCAAGCAGTAGAGAGTGCGGTGGATTTTTTACGTGAGGAAGGGTTTCAAGTTGAAGAAGTTGACTCTCCCTACGATGGAGTAGAATTAATGAAAAATTATTATACTATTGGAGCTAGTTCTATGGGGATTATTGACTATTTAGCGAAGCAACAAGCAAAACGACCAGTAGAAATAGCGGATGTAGACTGGACTACCTGGGCTTTATTTCAAGCAAGCAAAGACTTAACTAAACTAGATCTTGACCAAGCTTGGGAAAATGTGCGTAAAATTACAGATGAGTTAGTCACTTTTCAAAATGACTATCCTTTATTTTTAACACCGACAACTGCTACAACCGCACCACTACTAAACGATACGGCTATGCTCCCAGAACATATTGAACAAATTAAAAATATGGAAAATAGACCAAAAGAAGAAAAATTAAACCTTGTTTATGAACAATGGTTAGCAGGGTTGACCCATACACCTTTTACTCAAATTTCAAATTTAACAGGCGCGCCAGCCATAAGTTTACCGACTTATGTTTCCCAAGAAGGCCTACCATTAGGCATTCAATTTACAACCTCAGCCGATAATGATTATTTATTATTAGATGTGGGAGATTATTTTGAAAATCATTATGGCTTTAATCGTATCGCTGCTGAAATACCGGAAATACCAATTGATAAAGAAACTCCAATTCCAAATGAATCAGCGGTGACTGAAGATGCTGAAATAACTAACAACGGTGAAGAAACAAAAGTTGAACCTATTCCTGATAGTGGAAATCAAGAATTATCTAAGCCTAATTTAACTCTTAAACAGCAATTAAGTGCTAACAATCTAGTAATCGAAGAAACAAAAATTGACTTACAAAAAAACTTTCCTAAAACCAGCGAAAAAGTCTCTCCGACATTCTTATTAATCGGAAGTTTTATTCTTATGACGACGAGTGGAGGAATCTGTTTAAAGTTTATCATGCAAAAGAAAGCTGAAACCTCTAGAACAGGTAAGAGAAGCAAAACTTATTGTTAA
- a CDS encoding carbonic anhydrase: MLDKNFTARVMGMDWYYQGDRGPEKWKDICAIFKEAEEGSLQSPICLNQKDVTNWIASGLLQFDYHPTTFETSYYNHTLHLAPIANESINHVVFNHKRYVLEDIHFHLPSEHLIDEKSFPLEFHMVHRSPKNELLVIGIMAEPTMVPLNEKMANLDRKALNPRNSARGLLVPIDLMQLLPDELGFFHYSGSLTTPPTSGPVNWVVFKSPVYMRQGLLEAFKEQIGKTNRPVQPRKNRPIYLSK, translated from the coding sequence TTGCTAGACAAGAATTTTACAGCAAGGGTGATGGGGATGGATTGGTATTATCAGGGTGATCGCGGCCCGGAAAAATGGAAAGATATTTGTGCTATTTTTAAAGAGGCAGAAGAAGGCAGCTTACAATCGCCAATTTGCTTAAATCAAAAGGATGTAACGAACTGGATTGCTTCTGGCTTACTCCAATTTGATTATCATCCAACGACTTTTGAAACATCTTACTATAACCATACGCTGCATTTAGCGCCGATAGCCAATGAAAGCATTAATCATGTAGTCTTCAATCATAAGCGCTATGTTTTAGAAGATATTCACTTTCACTTACCAAGTGAACATTTGATAGATGAAAAAAGTTTTCCGTTAGAGTTTCATATGGTGCATCGCTCACCTAAAAATGAATTATTGGTAATTGGAATTATGGCAGAGCCAACAATGGTTCCTTTAAATGAAAAAATGGCGAATCTAGATCGTAAAGCTTTGAATCCTAGAAATTCAGCTCGTGGATTATTGGTTCCAATTGATTTAATGCAATTATTACCAGATGAATTAGGCTTTTTTCATTATTCAGGCTCATTAACGACTCCACCAACATCAGGCCCGGTCAATTGGGTTGTATTTAAGTCACCAGTTTATATGCGTCAAGGTTTATTGGAGGCTTTTAAAGAACAAATAGGAAAAACAAACCGACCCGTTCAGCCAAGAAAAAATCGACCGATTTATTTATCAAAATAA
- the trpE gene encoding anthranilate synthase component I — MKKMTVLKKDSHSINQLYRALTGEKKVLLESYDNNTSKGRFSIIARNPLHELKVYQKNFYFDGVKSVEADPLAKIQHFISRNHGENQLVLPFQGGGIGYVGYDTLAIYENLGPLPPETRDIPDCCFYIYESFMIFDHQKKQLTLVEDNTYSGRSAEQLTNDLAKIKKEISLFLRQDNPKKATQKFNLDYQSNLDKETFINLVNQAKRKIHEGDCFQIVLSQRLTAPFTGDSFSYYEELRLLNKTPYLYYLDFGETKIIGSSPESLVKVEGQLVTTNPIAGTRKRGKTSGEDEYLANELLRDEKELAEHLMLVDLGRNDIGKVAEIGSVSVPVYLTIERFRYVMHIVSVVSGKLKTNLTALDALKSVLPAGTVSGAPKLRAMERIYQWENVRRGIYGGAVGYLSNNGDCDFALAIRTMILHKEQAYVQAGAGIVFDSVPESEYLETLQKAKALLEVGK, encoded by the coding sequence ATGAAAAAAATGACAGTATTAAAAAAAGATAGTCACTCTATCAATCAACTTTATCGGGCACTAACGGGTGAAAAGAAGGTATTACTAGAATCGTATGACAACAATACTTCTAAAGGACGATTTTCGATTATTGCCCGTAATCCGCTACACGAATTAAAAGTCTATCAAAAAAATTTTTATTTTGATGGGGTAAAAAGTGTAGAAGCAGATCCTTTGGCTAAAATTCAACACTTTATCTCGCGTAATCATGGAGAGAATCAGCTAGTCTTACCCTTTCAGGGCGGAGGAATTGGTTATGTAGGTTATGACACTTTAGCTATCTATGAAAATCTCGGTCCACTGCCACCTGAGACACGAGACATTCCTGATTGCTGCTTTTACATTTATGAGTCGTTTATGATTTTTGATCATCAAAAAAAACAGTTAACACTAGTAGAAGATAATACGTATTCTGGTAGAAGTGCAGAGCAGCTAACAAATGATTTAGCAAAAATAAAAAAAGAAATCAGCCTTTTTTTAAGACAAGATAATCCCAAAAAAGCAACTCAAAAATTTAATTTAGACTATCAAAGTAATTTAGATAAAGAAACCTTTATCAACTTAGTCAATCAAGCAAAAAGGAAAATTCATGAAGGTGATTGTTTCCAAATCGTTTTATCCCAACGCCTTACAGCACCTTTTACTGGGGATTCGTTTAGCTACTATGAAGAGCTCCGACTTTTGAATAAAACCCCTTATCTCTATTATTTAGATTTTGGTGAAACAAAAATTATCGGCTCATCTCCTGAAAGTTTAGTTAAAGTTGAAGGACAATTAGTCACAACTAATCCAATTGCTGGAACTAGAAAACGTGGCAAAACAAGCGGAGAGGATGAGTATTTAGCGAACGAACTGTTGCGTGATGAAAAAGAATTGGCTGAACATCTCATGCTCGTTGACTTAGGTCGGAATGATATTGGCAAAGTAGCTGAAATCGGCTCGGTTAGTGTTCCCGTTTATTTAACCATTGAACGATTTCGCTATGTGATGCATATTGTTTCAGTGGTTTCTGGAAAATTAAAAACCAACCTTACAGCATTAGACGCTTTAAAATCTGTTTTACCAGCAGGAACAGTCAGTGGTGCACCTAAATTAAGAGCAATGGAACGCATTTATCAATGGGAAAATGTGCGCCGAGGTATCTACGGGGGTGCAGTTGGCTATCTGAGTAACAATGGCGATTGCGATTTTGCTTTAGCAATTCGAACAATGATTTTGCATAAAGAGCAAGCCTATGTGCAAGCTGGTGCAGGAATTGTTTTTGATTCCGTTCCAGAATCGGAGTATCTAGAAACATTACAAAAAGCCAAAGCTTTACTGGAGGTAGGAAAATGA